A single genomic interval of Labilibaculum sp. DW002 harbors:
- a CDS encoding ATP-binding cassette domain-containing protein, whose translation MSERILKALMQLFAIIAHPKSSAIERRRMVSKYLKQQLDNETAEEYIRLYDQHYEENQKRTNRKAKIKKYTSASSVRVLRICTEINEELIIRQKVIVLIQLLEFLKSEEEISQQEFAFVETVADTFNLPEGGYERLKDFVLNDFDEIIRSERLLTVSNKLDNHEIGEHYCSDGLIGEIKILRLKRVDMFVMRFKGIEELFMNGQTLSPERVHLLTQGSSIRNPKIAPIYFSDIATTFHRDEKQKRVVFETKNIEYRFKEDNIGVHDLSFKEESGKMVGIIGSSGAGKTTLLNVLNGSADPSEGSVEINGYNIVTDKSKLDGVVGHVSQDDLLIESLTVFENLYFNAKLCFDKYSSFQLIRIVLNLLKDLGLYDARNLKVGNPLDKKISGGQRKRLNIALELIREPSVLFLDEPTSGLSSRDSAKIMDLLKNLALKGKLIFVVIHQPSSDIFKMFDRLLILDTGGYLIFNGNPLDAITYFKSQTMRANRTESECSSCGTVDADQIFNIVESEVLDEYGNPTQVRKVSPVEWYNKHQEYSCIGKSIEDTDELPPVTFKIPNIFTQFRVFVKRDVISKLANRQYLFINLFETPLLAFLLSYIIKFYNIDAGNDLGYTFSNNSNLPVYLFMSVIVALFIGLTLSAEEIIQDRKILKRERFLNLSKLSYLFSKIVILFSISAFQAFLFTLIGNSILEIKGMFFEYWLALFSAWCFANMLGLIISDSFKTVITIYILIPFILIPQIILSGVIVKFDKLNPAISDPNSIPWFGEIITARWAYEALAVKQFKDNDFAANFYIYEKLMSKADYRKNYWLPVLKNKLNTSERYLSKPEKQKELSENLLVLQNELSIEDLENISIPFNKLNELTPDKLNLDVIKVTRDYFKKLNRYYINLYNVANRKKDEKLTEMQKQFLDKQSFVEIKKSYSNEGLKEFVRNSNDIERIIEYKGKLFQKIDPIYRNPDGKFIKAHFYAPQKRFFGNYYDTYWVNICVIWFSTFTLYLALYFSLLKKLLSGFERKLNRKKYER comes from the coding sequence ATGAGTGAAAGAATTCTTAAAGCTTTAATGCAACTTTTTGCAATCATTGCTCACCCAAAAAGTTCAGCAATTGAGAGACGAAGAATGGTATCTAAATACCTAAAGCAACAGCTTGATAATGAAACAGCTGAAGAATACATTCGACTCTACGATCAGCATTACGAAGAAAATCAAAAAAGAACCAACAGAAAAGCTAAAATAAAAAAATATACTTCTGCCAGTTCTGTCCGGGTATTACGAATTTGCACGGAGATTAACGAAGAGTTAATTATCCGTCAAAAGGTTATTGTTTTAATCCAGCTCCTCGAATTCCTAAAGTCAGAAGAAGAAATTAGCCAACAAGAATTTGCTTTCGTAGAAACTGTAGCAGATACTTTCAACTTACCTGAAGGAGGATATGAACGCTTAAAAGATTTTGTTCTCAATGATTTTGATGAAATTATCAGATCAGAACGACTTTTAACCGTTAGCAACAAATTAGATAATCATGAAATAGGTGAACATTATTGTTCAGATGGCTTAATAGGAGAAATTAAAATTCTACGTCTGAAAAGAGTAGATATGTTTGTAATGCGATTCAAAGGAATTGAAGAGCTATTCATGAACGGACAAACTCTTAGTCCAGAAAGAGTCCATCTCCTTACACAAGGGTCATCTATTAGAAACCCTAAAATTGCACCTATCTATTTTAGTGATATTGCAACCACCTTTCATAGGGACGAAAAGCAGAAAAGAGTCGTTTTTGAAACCAAAAATATTGAATATCGATTTAAGGAGGACAATATCGGTGTCCATGATCTTTCTTTCAAGGAAGAATCAGGAAAAATGGTTGGAATTATTGGGTCGAGTGGTGCTGGAAAAACAACTCTGCTTAATGTTTTAAATGGTTCAGCAGATCCAAGTGAAGGAAGTGTAGAAATTAACGGATATAATATTGTTACCGATAAATCTAAACTTGATGGTGTTGTTGGTCATGTGTCACAGGATGATCTTTTAATTGAATCACTTACCGTTTTTGAAAACCTTTATTTCAACGCCAAACTTTGCTTTGACAAATACAGTAGCTTTCAATTAATTAGAATCGTATTAAACCTTCTTAAGGATTTAGGTTTGTATGATGCGCGAAACCTTAAGGTTGGTAATCCTTTAGATAAAAAAATTAGTGGTGGTCAAAGAAAGCGCTTAAACATAGCTTTAGAATTAATTCGTGAACCATCTGTACTTTTCTTAGATGAACCTACCTCTGGTCTATCTTCTAGAGATTCTGCTAAGATCATGGATTTACTTAAAAACCTTGCGCTTAAAGGAAAACTTATATTTGTAGTCATTCATCAACCATCGTCGGATATATTTAAAATGTTCGATAGATTATTAATACTTGACACAGGTGGTTATCTAATTTTTAATGGTAACCCTCTTGATGCAATTACCTATTTTAAATCACAAACAATGCGTGCCAATCGCACAGAGAGCGAATGTTCCTCTTGCGGTACAGTAGATGCAGATCAAATTTTTAACATCGTTGAATCAGAAGTTCTTGATGAATACGGTAATCCAACTCAAGTAAGAAAAGTATCTCCTGTAGAATGGTACAATAAACACCAAGAATATTCTTGTATTGGCAAATCGATTGAGGATACAGATGAACTTCCACCTGTTACTTTTAAGATTCCAAATATTTTCACTCAGTTTCGTGTTTTTGTAAAGCGAGATGTTATTTCAAAACTGGCTAACCGTCAGTATTTGTTTATCAATTTATTTGAAACACCTTTATTAGCATTTCTCTTAAGCTACATTATTAAATTTTACAATATTGATGCTGGAAATGACCTAGGATACACCTTTAGCAACAATAGTAACTTACCGGTTTATTTATTCATGTCGGTTATTGTTGCACTTTTTATAGGCTTAACACTCAGTGCTGAGGAAATCATTCAAGATCGAAAAATTCTAAAGAGAGAACGATTCCTAAACCTTAGTAAATTAAGTTACTTATTTTCAAAAATTGTAATTCTATTTTCCATCTCTGCTTTTCAAGCCTTTCTTTTCACCTTAATTGGGAATAGTATTCTTGAAATTAAAGGAATGTTTTTTGAATATTGGCTAGCTCTTTTTAGCGCATGGTGTTTTGCAAACATGCTAGGATTAATTATTTCGGATAGTTTTAAGACAGTTATTACTATTTATATTCTTATCCCATTTATTCTTATACCGCAAATTATTTTAAGCGGTGTAATTGTAAAATTCGACAAGTTAAACCCGGCCATTTCTGACCCTAATTCCATCCCATGGTTTGGAGAGATAATTACGGCACGTTGGGCTTACGAAGCATTAGCTGTGAAACAATTTAAGGACAATGATTTTGCTGCCAATTTTTACATTTACGAAAAGTTAATGAGTAAGGCCGATTATCGGAAAAATTATTGGTTGCCTGTTCTTAAAAACAAGCTAAATACAAGTGAGCGTTATTTATCTAAGCCTGAAAAACAAAAAGAATTAAGTGAAAATTTACTTGTTCTTCAAAATGAACTATCAATAGAAGATCTTGAAAACATCTCAATTCCTTTCAATAAATTAAATGAGTTAACTCCTGACAAACTAAATTTAGATGTCATAAAAGTCACTCGTGACTATTTTAAGAAGCTTAATCGTTACTATATCAACTTATATAATGTTGCAAATCGTAAGAAGGATGAAAAACTAACCGAAATGCAAAAGCAGTTTCTTGATAAGCAATCATTTGTTGAGATAAAAAAATCTTATTCGAATGAAGGATTAAAAGAATTTGTAAGGAATAGTAATGATATTGAACGAATTATAGAATACAAAGGAAAATTATTTCAAAAAATAGATCCGATCTATAGAAATCCAGACGGAAAATTCATAAAAGCACATTTTTATGCGCCTCAAAAAAGATTCTTCGGAAATTATTACGATACTTATTGGGTAAATATTTGTGTAATTTGGTTTTCGACATTCACCCTGTATCTAGCTCTATATTTTAGTTTACTCAAGAAACTATTGAGCGGATTTGAACGAAAGCTTAATCGAAAAAAATATGAACGTTAA
- a CDS encoding S9 family peptidase, which yields MKRVFLLTYLLIICAFFADADTRSKKLSMEDAILGKWGKFYPENVSQLAWKGESNLISYTKGEEILAAKPGEEVKVIFTLSGLNDILRKEKLDELKRLPRYSWENTNVIQFKVRSRLLHIDIASKKVILNLNINSIGTNQEFCTANSTMAYTIDNNLFIANNENGEVAVTSDSDKNIVSGQSVSRSEYGIDGGIFWSPEGKSLAFYRKDESKVTSYPLVDINTRVGDLREEKYPMAGMDSEVVSLGIYNLANKLTVWVQADDFRSDQYLTNVSWGAMGEYLYIQVLNRASNHMRLNKYDAKTGEFVKTLLEEKDERWVEPQHKLIFLNTKPNQFIYQSNTAGYNHMFLYNTDGKLIKKLTSGDWMVTKVLGFDKTEKNLFYESTEVSPTDRHVYRLNVKSGKRVRLTMAEGHHSVKFSADGKYLIDNYSSLNVPRVVAIADTKGKVIEELVNAENKLQDYNLGEISLGTIKSADDKTDLHYRLIKPANFDSTKKYPVVIYVYGGPHAQLVTNKWLGGARLWEEYMAQRGYVVFTLDNRGSANRGKEFEAIIHRQCGQPEMADQMKGVDFLKSQPYVDADRIGVHGWSYGGFMTISLITNYPDVFKVAVAGGPVIDWKWYEIMYGERYMDTPQENPEGYAKTSLISKAKDLKGKLLICQGAIDKTVLWQHSLSFIRECIKNNVQVDYFPYPRAEHNVRGMDRIHLKQKVSNYFDDYLK from the coding sequence ATGAAAAGAGTATTCCTTTTAACCTATTTATTAATCATTTGTGCCTTTTTTGCTGATGCTGATACTCGATCAAAAAAATTGAGTATGGAAGATGCTATTTTGGGAAAATGGGGGAAATTTTACCCGGAAAACGTTTCCCAACTTGCTTGGAAAGGTGAAAGTAACCTTATTTCTTATACCAAGGGAGAGGAAATTTTAGCTGCTAAGCCAGGAGAAGAAGTAAAGGTTATTTTTACTTTATCTGGTCTAAATGACATTTTAAGAAAAGAAAAACTTGATGAGCTTAAAAGATTACCGCGTTATTCTTGGGAGAATACCAATGTAATTCAATTTAAAGTTAGAAGCAGGTTACTTCATATTGATATCGCGAGTAAAAAGGTAATCTTGAATTTGAACATTAATTCAATTGGAACAAATCAAGAATTTTGTACGGCGAATTCAACAATGGCCTATACTATTGATAATAATTTATTTATAGCAAATAATGAGAATGGAGAAGTAGCTGTTACGAGTGATTCTGATAAAAATATTGTTAGTGGTCAGTCTGTAAGCCGAAGTGAATATGGAATTGATGGTGGTATTTTTTGGTCTCCCGAAGGTAAGTCTTTGGCATTTTATCGTAAAGACGAAAGTAAGGTAACCTCATATCCATTGGTTGATATTAATACCCGGGTAGGAGATTTGAGAGAAGAAAAGTATCCCATGGCTGGTATGGATAGTGAAGTTGTAAGTTTGGGTATTTACAATTTGGCAAATAAATTAACGGTTTGGGTTCAGGCAGATGATTTTAGATCTGACCAATATTTAACTAATGTTTCTTGGGGAGCAATGGGAGAGTATCTTTATATTCAAGTTTTGAATAGAGCCTCTAATCATATGAGGTTGAATAAATATGATGCCAAGACAGGCGAATTTGTGAAAACTTTGCTGGAAGAGAAAGACGAGCGTTGGGTTGAACCTCAGCATAAATTGATTTTTCTAAATACAAAACCAAATCAATTTATTTATCAATCGAATACTGCAGGCTATAATCATATGTTCCTGTATAATACTGATGGCAAGTTAATCAAGAAATTAACTTCTGGAGATTGGATGGTTACGAAAGTTCTTGGTTTTGATAAGACTGAAAAAAACTTGTTTTATGAATCTACAGAAGTTAGTCCTACTGATCGTCATGTATATAGGTTAAATGTTAAATCAGGTAAGCGTGTTCGTTTAACTATGGCGGAAGGACATCACTCAGTGAAGTTTAGTGCCGATGGGAAATACCTTATTGACAATTACAGTAGTTTAAATGTACCTCGTGTAGTTGCTATTGCCGATACCAAAGGAAAAGTAATTGAAGAATTGGTAAACGCTGAAAACAAGCTTCAGGATTATAATCTAGGTGAAATTTCGTTGGGAACAATTAAGTCTGCTGATGATAAAACAGATTTACATTACCGATTGATTAAGCCGGCAAATTTCGATTCAACTAAAAAATATCCGGTTGTAATATATGTGTATGGAGGACCGCATGCACAATTAGTCACTAATAAGTGGTTAGGTGGAGCACGTCTTTGGGAAGAATACATGGCTCAGCGTGGTTACGTAGTTTTCACTCTTGATAATAGAGGTTCTGCAAATCGTGGAAAAGAGTTTGAAGCAATTATTCACCGTCAGTGTGGGCAACCTGAAATGGCAGATCAAATGAAGGGCGTTGATTTCTTGAAATCGCAACCATATGTTGATGCTGATCGTATTGGTGTTCACGGATGGAGTTATGGTGGATTTATGACAATCTCATTAATAACAAATTACCCTGACGTATTTAAAGTTGCTGTTGCGGGTGGTCCGGTAATCGATTGGAAATGGTATGAAATTATGTACGGTGAGCGTTATATGGATACACCACAAGAGAACCCGGAAGGATATGCTAAAACATCTCTAATTAGTAAAGCAAAGGATTTAAAAGGGAAACTTTTAATCTGCCAGGGAGCTATTGACAAAACCGTTTTGTGGCAGCACAGCTTAAGCTTTATTAGAGAGTGTATAAAAAATAATGTTCAGGTTGATTATTTCCCATATCCACGTGCTGAGCATAATGTTAGAGGAATGGATAGAATCCATTTGAAGCAAAAAGTAAGCAACTATTTCGATGATTATTTGAAATAG
- a CDS encoding THUMP domain-containing class I SAM-dependent RNA methyltransferase: MKTDSEKFRLIAKTFHGLEEVLVQELENLGAEEIKILKRAVSFVGDKALLYKTNLHLRTATRVIKPIHKFTALDTDELYKGIQDIDWSEYLNLKDTISIDSTISSEDFKHSKFVTYRVKDAIVDQFYEKTGERPSVRVVNPSLRINVHIDKNTCTVSLDSSGESLHKRGYRVAETAAPLNEVMAAGMILMSEWDKKSNFIDPMCGSGTLLIEAALIAYNIPAGLYRTEFGFQKWSDFDQDLWDEIYNEETEVDYDGNIIGCDISDKAMEIAEENIRNAGLRRKIKLKVMPFQQFVPPVEKGILITNPPYGERLKVKDLEGLYSMIGERLKHQFTGYDAWILSYGKECFDSVGLRPSRKVTLFNGPLECKFQKYSMFEGKKSDKYKTE; the protein is encoded by the coding sequence TTGAAAACAGATTCGGAAAAGTTTAGGTTGATAGCGAAAACCTTCCATGGTTTAGAGGAAGTATTAGTTCAGGAATTAGAGAATTTAGGAGCTGAAGAAATTAAAATATTAAAGCGTGCGGTGAGTTTTGTAGGAGACAAAGCTTTGTTATATAAAACAAACCTACACCTAAGAACTGCAACTCGTGTTATCAAACCGATTCACAAGTTTACAGCTCTTGATACCGATGAATTATACAAAGGTATTCAGGATATCGACTGGAGTGAATATTTGAATCTAAAAGATACTATTTCGATTGATAGTACGATTAGCTCTGAAGATTTTAAACACTCTAAGTTTGTTACTTACAGAGTAAAAGATGCTATTGTCGATCAGTTTTATGAGAAAACTGGCGAACGTCCTTCTGTTCGTGTCGTAAATCCTAGTTTAAGAATCAATGTGCATATTGACAAGAATACATGCACAGTATCACTGGACAGTTCCGGAGAATCTCTTCACAAAAGAGGATATCGTGTAGCAGAAACTGCTGCACCTCTTAATGAAGTTATGGCTGCAGGTATGATTCTTATGTCTGAGTGGGATAAGAAAAGTAATTTTATTGACCCAATGTGTGGTTCCGGAACTTTGTTAATTGAGGCTGCCCTAATCGCTTATAACATACCTGCCGGTTTGTACCGTACAGAGTTTGGTTTCCAGAAATGGAGTGACTTTGATCAGGATCTTTGGGATGAGATTTACAATGAAGAAACTGAAGTTGATTACGATGGTAATATCATAGGTTGTGATATCTCTGATAAAGCAATGGAAATAGCTGAAGAGAATATTCGTAATGCAGGTTTAAGAAGAAAAATAAAGCTTAAAGTGATGCCTTTCCAACAATTTGTTCCTCCAGTTGAAAAAGGAATTCTAATTACGAATCCTCCTTACGGTGAACGTCTGAAAGTTAAGGATTTAGAAGGACTTTATTCTATGATTGGTGAAAGATTGAAACACCAGTTTACCGGGTATGATGCATGGATATTAAGTTATGGTAAGGAGTGTTTTGATAGTGTTGGACTTCGTCCATCTAGAAAAGTAACTTTATTCAATGGTCCGTTGGAGTGTAAGTTCCAAAAATACTCTATGTTTGAAGGGAAAAAAAGCGATAAGTATAAAACAGAATAA
- a CDS encoding MATE family efflux transporter, with the protein MKIQTSYSNIWTIAYPIILGSVAQNIISVTDTAFLGHLSETALGAAAIATIFYFAIVMFVWGFGLGAQIVMARRYGEGNYKLVGKTFDHALYFLVVLAVLLFGFMEIQSPSLLKWMVRSDGIYQASNDYISVRAWGVMFACVNLLFRAFYIGIAKTKVISWSTAFMAIVNVFLDYALIFGKFGLPEMGIKGAALASVIAEACVLVFFIIYTLRKTPVEKYNLFHFPKVDKELYKRLLNVSFPIMIQNFLALSCWFVFFIMVERMGEHELAISNIIRSIYVLLMVPVWAFGSAANTLVSQVIGEGNYQEVLPVIFKTVKLSFLCVLALVGVSLISPELVISIYTDEIGLIRETKPVLYVIFGAALLFPVGITLFQGVSGTGNTFHAMLIEIIVLAFYLGGVYTLIEVFKLSISGVWISEYFYAGFLALGSWLYLRFANWKDSKI; encoded by the coding sequence GTGAAAATACAAACCTCTTATTCAAATATTTGGACAATTGCTTACCCAATTATTTTAGGTAGTGTCGCTCAAAATATTATTTCAGTTACTGATACTGCATTTCTAGGACACTTAAGCGAAACGGCTTTGGGTGCAGCTGCTATTGCAACAATATTCTATTTTGCAATTGTCATGTTTGTATGGGGGTTTGGCTTAGGGGCACAAATCGTAATGGCTCGACGATATGGTGAAGGGAATTACAAGTTAGTAGGAAAAACCTTCGATCATGCCTTGTATTTTTTGGTAGTTTTGGCAGTCTTGCTTTTCGGATTTATGGAAATTCAATCGCCTTCACTGTTGAAATGGATGGTGAGATCAGATGGTATTTATCAGGCAAGTAACGATTATATTTCAGTTCGGGCCTGGGGTGTAATGTTTGCCTGCGTTAACTTACTTTTCAGAGCTTTTTATATTGGAATTGCTAAAACCAAAGTTATTTCCTGGAGTACAGCTTTTATGGCTATTGTCAATGTGTTTTTAGATTATGCATTGATATTTGGGAAGTTTGGTTTGCCAGAAATGGGAATTAAAGGTGCAGCTTTAGCTTCGGTTATTGCTGAGGCTTGCGTTTTGGTGTTTTTTATTATTTATACCCTACGAAAAACGCCTGTCGAAAAATATAATCTATTTCATTTTCCTAAAGTTGATAAAGAATTATACAAACGATTATTGAACGTATCATTCCCAATCATGATTCAAAACTTTCTAGCCCTATCGTGTTGGTTTGTTTTTTTCATTATGGTTGAACGAATGGGGGAGCACGAATTGGCAATTTCAAATATCATTCGAAGTATTTATGTCCTTCTTATGGTACCTGTGTGGGCCTTTGGTTCTGCGGCAAATACTTTGGTTAGCCAAGTGATAGGAGAGGGAAATTATCAAGAAGTATTGCCTGTAATATTTAAGACTGTAAAGCTTTCTTTTTTATGTGTTTTGGCTTTGGTTGGAGTTAGTCTAATTAGTCCAGAATTGGTAATTTCTATTTACACAGATGAAATTGGTTTAATTAGGGAGACTAAACCCGTTTTGTATGTGATATTTGGTGCAGCACTTCTTTTTCCTGTTGGAATAACCTTGTTTCAAGGCGTTTCTGGAACGGGAAATACCTTTCATGCGATGTTAATAGAAATTATTGTGCTGGCCTTTTATTTGGGAGGTGTTTATACTTTAATCGAAGTATTTAAGTTGTCCATTTCAGGGGTTTGGATTTCAGAATATTTTTATGCTGGCTTTTTGGCATTAGGATCCTGGCTCTATTTACGATTTGCCAATTGGAAAGACAGTAAGATTTAG
- a CDS encoding SiaB family protein kinase yields the protein MNFNLDQWYSEKIDEDSIFDYMGKIEDENVTEILMCIEQILKAKDESPKVFRKIFNILVELVQNLYHHGEVPSDFDVSYKKFGVLILRDEGTQYRICAGNFIKIDGLRLIRDRIDQINTLSSTETQSLYRIILGNEEFSEKGGGGLGMVDIARKSGNNMEYQFYDYNPNYLFLAIDVII from the coding sequence ATGAACTTTAATTTAGACCAGTGGTATTCAGAGAAGATAGATGAAGATTCTATTTTCGACTATATGGGGAAAATTGAAGACGAGAATGTTACTGAAATTTTAATGTGCATTGAGCAGATTTTAAAAGCGAAAGATGAGTCTCCAAAAGTTTTTAGAAAGATTTTTAACATTTTAGTAGAATTGGTTCAGAACCTGTATCATCATGGTGAAGTTCCTTCTGATTTTGATGTTTCCTATAAAAAATTTGGAGTCTTAATTCTTCGAGATGAAGGCACACAATATCGAATTTGTGCTGGTAATTTTATTAAAATTGATGGCTTAAGATTAATTCGTGATCGAATTGATCAGATTAATACATTATCTTCGACAGAAACGCAGAGTTTATACCGAATTATTTTGGGGAATGAAGAATTCTCTGAAAAAGGAGGAGGAGGATTAGGAATGGTTGATATTGCCAGAAAAAGTGGTAACAATATGGAATATCAGTTTTACGACTACAATCCGAATTATCTGTTTCTTGCTATTGACGTAATTATTTAA
- a CDS encoding DUF1987 domain-containing protein, whose product MNSLIIEGSPKTPNINFDGNEGSFLISGRSIPENSLDFYKPVMEWLDFYIVEPKEATTVNIKLEYFNTSSSKCLLDVFKKLEVIFKRGQKVGINWYYEADDEDMLEAGEDYQSIIKIPFTMIEEEE is encoded by the coding sequence ATGAATTCACTTATTATAGAAGGTAGCCCTAAAACACCAAACATAAATTTTGATGGAAATGAAGGTTCGTTTTTAATTTCTGGGCGATCAATTCCCGAAAATTCATTAGATTTTTATAAGCCTGTTATGGAATGGCTTGATTTCTATATTGTAGAACCAAAAGAAGCTACTACAGTAAATATTAAATTGGAATATTTTAATACCAGTTCTTCTAAATGTTTACTTGATGTTTTTAAAAAATTAGAAGTTATTTTTAAAAGAGGTCAAAAGGTAGGTATTAATTGGTATTACGAGGCAGACGATGAAGATATGTTAGAAGCAGGAGAAGATTATCAATCGATAATTAAAATTCCATTTACAATGATTGAAGAGGAGGAGTAA